The genomic segment GCCGTCTCACCACTCTGAGAAATGGCAAGGACAACATCGCCTTCGTTCAGGATTGGTTTCCGATACCTGAATTCACTCGCGTATTCTACCTCGACCGGAATCCGCGCCAGATCTTCTATCAGATACTCCCCTACCAGGCCGGCATGCCATGAGGTACCACACGCACAAATGATAATGCGCTGTGCCTGCTTGAGCTGCTCCATGACATCTTCCAGGCCACCCAGTTTGATCTGGTTGGTTTCGGTAGATACCCGACCGCGCATACAGTTTGCAATCGATGCCGGCTGCTCAACAATCTCCTTGAGCATGAAATGCGGATATCCCTGCTTTTCAATTTCTTCCAGCTCCCACTCTAGCTCGTGGATTTCTTTCTGCAGCGTCACATCATCAATTGTGCGCACCTCAAAACCTGATCGGCGCACCACAATCAATTCTCCATCATTCAGGTAGACCACCTTGCGCGTATACTCCACAACTGCTGAAGCATCCGAACTGATGATGTATTCATCGTCGCCAATCCCAAGAATCAGCGGACTCCCTTTACGGGCTGCAATGAGCAAGTCGGGGTCTTCCGCTGAAACAATAGCGATGCCGTAGGTCCCCACAACCTGCGTCAGGGCTTGCCGCACTGCCTGATCAAGTGCCAGGTTGGTCGACTGCTTAACGTCGTCGATCAGGTGCACCAATGCCTCGGTATCCGTCTGCGATTTAAACTCAAAGCCGCGTTTTTGCAAGCGAGCGCGCAAAGCCTGATAGTTTTCAATAATCCCATTGTGTACCAGTGCAAAGCTCCCATCGCTGCTGCTATGCGGGTGCGCGTTGACATCGTTGGGAAAGCCATGGGTTGCCCAACGTGTGTGGCCTATGCCCAGTTGGCTGCCAAGTGCCTTGTGCTGTATCACATCTTCGAGCTCTCCTACCTTGCCTTTTTGTTTGACAATGGTAAGCCCTTCGTCCTGCACTGCAATGCCGGCTGAATCATACCCACGGTATTCCAACCGTTTGAGGCCGTTGAGTATTACTTCGTGCGCTTTCTGATGTCCTATATATCCAACAATACCACACATGTGATCCTGCGATTTATCTATTTTGGAAAATGTAAAAGCAGGTCATGCAAAATCATGACCGTACTACAGAGATATATGCACCGCACGCCGGCGCCAAGACGTATTGATCTAAAACAGGCTACCGGTGCAGGCGCTAAACTAGAGTAGATAGGGGCGTAAACTAAAATGTTCGTCCGATGGCAGAAGCAATCTGCCGGACCTGATTTACCAGTTCCACAAACTGTTCAAAGAAAAGTGCCTGCGCGCCTTCACTTCTGGCAGCAGCAGGATTTGGATGCACCTCGATCATGAGTCCATCAGCACCGGCCGCTATAGCAGCCAGGGCCATCGGCGTCACTTTGTTGCGATACCCCGTGCCATGGCTCGGGTCTGCAAATATGGGAAGGTGGCTACGCTCCTTAACCACCGGGATCGCTGACAAATCGAGTGTATTGCGGGTGTACCGCTCAAACGTCCGGATACCACCCTCACACAGAATAACTTGCATGTTGCCCTCAGCCAGAATGTACTCCGCACTCATCAACCATTCTTCTATGGTAGCAGACAGTCCACGCTTGAGGAATACGGGTTTCTGCGTGCGTCCGACGGCACGAAGCAAGTCGTAATTATGCATGTGACTTGCGCGAATATGGTACACATCCACATAGTCGCGCATTTTCTCGACCATATCAGGACTGGTTGCCTTACTCACCACGCGCAGGTTATGCCGGTCTGCTACATCCCGCAGGATCTGCAACCCCGAGGTACCAAGTCCCTGGAAAGAGTAAGGAGACATTTCAGGTCGGTGAATATCTGCGCGCAGAAAAGACGCGCCGGCTGCCGCGACGTGTGCGGCAATTTGCTCTAACTGGGCTTCATCTTCCAACATGTTCGGGCCGGCCATCATCACAATGTGGTTGCCACCAACTTCAACCCCATCGATGGTAATCGTTGTGTTTTCCTTTTTCCATGCCCGACTCGCAAACTTGTACGGTTCGGTGACCCGATACACATTGGCTACGCCCTGCATCACTTTAACCAGGCGGGAATCAAAGTCTGGTTTTACACCTATAGCACCCAACACGGTCTGATTAACGCCACTGGAGCGATGTACATCAAATCCCAGTTCACTCAGCTTCCCGATGACAGCTTCAACCTGCTCCTCAGCAGCGCCGGCCTGCATGACTACAACCATGATTCAATAGGGGTTATTGTTGGTATCGCTCCAGGGTAAACTTTTCACCCAGGTATCGCTTTCTCACTTCTTCATCCGCAGCAAGATCCTCTGCAGTGCCCTGTTTCAGGATGCGGCCTTCATACAACAAATAGGCGCGGTCGGTAATTGCAAGGGTTTCGTGTACGTTGTGGTCTGTGATCAGTACGCCTATGCCCCGCTCCTTTAACCGGGCGACAATCGACTGGATATCTTCCACAGCAATCGGATCGACGCCGGCAAACGGTTCATCCAACAGGAAAAATTTTGGATTCGTAGCAAGCGCGCGTGCAATCTCTGTTCGCCGGCGTTCTCCACCCGACAACATGTAGCCTTTCGAATGCCGAACCTTTTCCAATCCAAACTCTTCGATCAATCCATCAACACGATACTTGCGATCTTTTTTGTCCATCGACTGAAATTCGAGGACTGCATGGATATTGCCCTCAACAGACAGATGGGTAAACACAGAAGCTTCCTGCGCAAGATACCCTAGGCCAAGGCGGGCGCGCTGGTACATGGGCACCGATGTGATGTCTTCTCCACCCAATCGAATGGCACCGGCATTGGGGCGCACCATACCAACGATCATGTAAAAAGTGGTCGTCTTGCCGGCGCCATTTGGCCCGAGCAATCCGACAATTTCACCTTGCTGTACCTGCAAGCTTACGCCGCGCACGACTTCCCTTTTCTTGTAGCGACGCACGAGGCTATCCGCATACAAAGTTAAAGATTCGCTAGATGTACCAGACTGATCCATGCTGTTTAGTCTTCATTTATGAGGCCGCGCGGCTGTTCGCCAGAAACGGGTAGCAAAAAGGGCTGGGTCCGCTGCATTATACGAAGCATTCGCGATTCATCATCCAGCATGACATTTTTTTGTGGCCGGCGCTCCGGTGTCCACGAAAAACCATCCAATTGAAAGGGATCAGGAATTAACGCGCCATCATAGTACATGCCTTGAATACCTGAAAAATATCCAATCTCATTTAGGTCATTATTCTTGAACCGTAGTTCAATCCGATCACCAGAAGTTTGGATACCACGCAGTTGGCTACCCTCACTTACACTGAAATAAATGGATTCTGCCTGCGGCCCAACAGATAGGCTCTTGAGGGAGTCCTGTTCAAATAAACCCAGCAGCGTTTTCCCCTTGAGCTGGTTGATACGCATGGTGGTAGAATCCTGATCAGCGGCAAATGCATTTCGCAGCACAAACAACGAATCAATTTTTCCATCAAAAGCCGTTGCCCGCATCGTGTCACCAGACAACTGATACGAGTCAAACCAAGCCATTGGGTTGTCGAAGAGCCGGTTCTCTTCATTTAGCGGTTCAAGCTCTACAGAAACGCGGTCGTACACAGCAGAATCTGCCAGAGCGGCAAAGTCATCGCGCCAAATGAGGACAGATTCAACAGCAATGAGCCGCTGCAACGAATCTTCCCGGATGGCTTCGAGCGTGGTGGCCGTCATAACGAGCGAATCAGCCGGCACGCCGAGGGAGTCCTGTTTAAACTGGAAGAGCATCGCATTGCCCTCCATTTTGCTGTAGCCGGCGCGATTGTCGTTATACACCCGATCGCCGAACAGAAAGGTGCGGGTTGAACTGTCAGCTGCAGCTTCGCCTTCCTCACCGCCTGTGCGCTCAATAAATACATCGCCAAGACCAATAGAAATTTCAGTATCCCGGAAATAGGTTACCGAGTCTGCTTCGAGGTAGGTTTTGTCTTCTTCAAGCACCACCTCCCCATAAAATTCTGCGCGTTTCTCTTGGGAGAAATATTCGCCGTCCAAGCTGGTCAACACCGTTGCACTGTCAACGAGCCTGACATTGTCGTCAAACGCAGTGTGCTTTCGGTCAAAATCATGCAATGCGGAAGGAGCATATACCTGTACTTCACCATCAGACAGGCGCACCCGACCCATTGCTCGGCCTTTCTTCGTGCTGCTGAAATACCGTACGCTATCAGCCGACAGCGAGTCATTGTTTTGTATGATGAGTACATCGCCGATCAGCAGCACTTCATCCCGCCCTTCAAACTCAAGCACACGATCAGCCCAGAGGTAAAGCGTGTCTTTATCAGGCTGGCTGAGCCTTACGTTGCCTTCAAACATCCGGATGGGCTCACCGTTTTTGACGGTGCGGGAAAGTCGGTCGGCATTCAGGAATTTGACCACCTTCTCATTTGTATCTGCAATAGCGGACTCCCAGGTTGTAGCTGGTATCTGCGGCGCCAGGCCGGCGCCAAGCAAGCAGGCCGCAAGAAGCGCAGGTAAACAAAACTGCAGAATGGCTGTGTTTCTAAATGTCATCAACAAGGGCCTGCCCGGTTACCCTGGCAATTTCGTAGTTCTCGAGGTCTTCGTCAGCATCCAGGTTGTAGCCCTGAATGTCTTCACGGGGGGTTGTAATACGAACAAAGCCGTCTGTTTTAACCCGCCGGTCTATTTCATGCCAGATGAGGAACTCTGTTTCTAGTTTTTTCTCATCCGTTGTATTTACAATCACATTGCCTATAGATTCGATCCGGCGCTCGTTTTCAAAATAAACCATCTGGTCAGCTAAAATAGTAGCTGATGAGTCACCCTTTTCGTCAAAAAGATAAGCGAGCACCCTGCCTCCCAGGCTATCCGGATGCCCCTCAAGGATCATGTAGGTACTGTCTACGCTTTCAAATTTGGCCATGTAATCCGCGTGGATCTGCATCCGAGGCTTGCCGCCGTCGATGACATTAAACTGGGTAAACCAGCTTTCCTGGTCGGGCAGCGGCCCTTGCTGGATTTCTTGCAGGCTCGGGGTAGCAATATCCGGCTCCGCACAGCCGGCAAGCGCCACCCATACAACAGCAAATATCATCCAATACGGCCCAGAAAGAACCTTCGGAACGCAACGCGTACAGCTTGGTATTATTTCCATCAACATGATCTTGTATCCGACTTGTGCATCGGACTTACAAATGCATTTCTAGCACCGATAAACATTTCACCTCCCCTTTTCTCTTTCCCGTCCTTCAACGTTAAGAACGAATAAGGGTTTTAATATTTCATGGTTTTGCCGATACAACGGAAAACCTGTTTGAGCTCAAACCATTAGATCATGCCTTAGAGGAAACCTTTATGAGCTTTTCAATCGAGCCTTTTGACACTGATACTGCAGTCGTAACGATCGGCAAAACGCTGGACTTTAGGAATGCAGACGACTTCAAAACGTCTTGCCAGAATCAAGTTGAAACTGGAAAACACAATTTTATCCTAGATTTTTCTGATACGGGTATCCTCGACTCTACTGGGTTGGGTTCTATTTTCTCCCTGTATCGCAAAGTATCGCCCCTCAATGGACAAGTGGTATTTGCTGCCATCTCAAGGCCCGTGCAAGTGGTCGTACAACTGACCCGTACTTACAAAGTATTCCGTCAGTTTCCTTCGGTAGATGCAGCAATGCAGGCACTTCACTAGTGGATTGCCCAAATTTATTCGAAGCGGAACCCTCCGTTTTTGTTCGTTTAGATTTACACCCTTTCCCCTCCATGTATTCCGAAATGCATTATTTTAGGAATCTAGATACCATCATGGACGATGTCCACGGGCTGTTTGATGGTTGGGAAACGCAGTTAGAAGCGTATGCTTCGCTTTCCCTTGAAGTACTGCACCTCGCCAAACTTGCCGTTCATGAGTGGGTAGCCAATATAAAACAACATGCTGACTTCCAGGGCAGATCGCCCGAAGTTGGACTGTACGTCTCTCCAACAGATGATCGCCTGAGATGCATCATTGAGGATAACTCTGAAGGATTTGATCTTGAGGGTTATCTGAAAGATCATCCCAAAATTACCGTAGTCCTTCCCGACCGTGGTATGGGCTTGTTAATGCTCAGGTCTTGCACCGAGGAGTTGCGTTATGAAAAGTTAAACGGCGGTAAACAGAAGCTGGAATTCTATATTCCCGCCAATAACGATCCTCATGTCGATATTCCCTTCTCATGACAGATTATAACATTCTAGTTGTAGAAGACGAACATACCCTACGCCGGCTACTTGAATACAGGCTGAGCAAGCATTATAGCGTCCAGACGGCCGCGAATGGAGAAGAAGCGCTTGCCCAATTGGGTTCAAACACCCCCGACCTGATCATTTCGGATATCATGATGCCGAAAATGGATGGGTTTGCCCTGCAGACAGCCCTGCAAGAACAAAAAGATACGCGGACAATCCCCTTTATTTTTCTGACTGCAAAAGCCGACGATACCAGCCGGCTTAAAGGCATGCGCATGGGGGTTGACGATTACATCACAAAGCCATTCGACATCGACCAGCTCCTCTCCAGAATAGACAGGCTGCTCGAACGCACCCGTCTCTTTCAAACGCAGCTGGATGCCAAAATTGGCAACGATTTCTCCCAGCGGTTGATGCCGAAGTCCATGCCCGAAGTAAACGGGTACGATATTACGTACTACAACGAACCGCGAGAATATGGCGGTGGCGACCTTTTTGACTGGGCAGAACCATTCCCCGGTGTCTTTTTCTTCACCATTGGTGACGTGATGGGCAAAGGGTTGCAGGCCAAGTTTTATGCTTTCAGCTTTCTGAGCTATATCCGAGGTACACTACATGCGATGCTCGGTACCTCAACCTCTCCGGCAGCCCTCATGCAACGGGTCAATAAAATCCTGATGGAAGACGAGGTGATGGAAGAGACCTTTGCCTCGTTGTTACTCATGCGCTGGGAGCCGGCGAAAAACGAGCTGACATATGCCAACGCAGGCCATTGCCGGCCATTCCTGATTTCAAATTCTGGCGCCAGCGTTATCCCGCATAGCGACCTCATTCTGGGGCTCGACAAAAATGCTACGTTTGAAGATGCCACCATCCAGCTTGCACCGGGCAGCGCCGTCATGGCATACACTGATGGACTCATCGAGCAACAGTTGAAAAATGGCAGCCAGTTGGGTGAAGAAAATCTCGGCCGATTGGCCCACCGCGCGAAGGGCTGTCAGGCCCCTATCCAGGGCCTGTTAAGCAAAGTGCTCGACAACAGCGCGGAAAAGAAATTTGGAGACGACATCCTGGTCTTCTGGATGCAGCGGTCAGCTTCCTGATGCCAGCGCAGCTAAAGCACGAGTCGTAAGTTGCTTGCGCGAAACCTTCATCTCTCCAGTAACATCTTCCGCAAGCGGCAAGTAGGCAATTGGATTCATAAACCTTGCAATCCGTGTTGCAAGATGCGTTTCGAACACAGTTGGCGCCGGCATGTCGCGGGATACATCCAGGAAAGCAACCGGGCGATACCCATAGGTCTCATCAGGTACCGGAACGACAAATGCGCGGATTACCGCAGCATGTGCCTGCAAGGCCCGTTCAATTTCTTCCGGATGAATATTCTCTCCGCCAGAGATAAACATATTGTCTTTTCGCCCTTCCACCACAAGATTGCCTGCCGCGTCCATACGACCAACATCTCCTGTCCGATACCAACCGGTTTCATCAAACGGCTTTTGTAGCCCCTCCCCGCTTACGTACCCCAGGAAACGTGTGGCACCTTTTACAAGGATTTCGCCATCTGCATCCAGCTTCAAGCGCCTGTAGTTGAGCAGCTTCCCCGAAGTAAGCAGCGTTTCTAGTGATGCAGCGGGCGGTGTGGCAGTGATCTGCGACGCCAACTCAGTCATCCCGTACGAGGTATGGATGGGTAAGCCGGCTTTATAGGCAAGCGTTATTAACGATTCCGAGATCGCACTCCCCCCCAGCAAAATAGCCTGCAGGGCTTCATACCTGTTGTTTGCTTTTGCTGCAAGTAGCCGCTTCAGTTGCGTGCCCACCATCGACACATGCGTTATCTCATCAGACGCCAACTGGACTGCAATAGGCTGTTTTTTATCTGACAAAACTACTGTAGCGCCGGCAACAAATGCACGAAACAGAATGGCAACGCCGGCCACGTGATAAAGGGGCAGCGAAAGTAAATAGCGATCGCCGGGTTTCATCGGAATATTTTCATTGGCACCAAGCGCACTCAGGTAATGGTTGCCCCATCGGTGCAATATTGCCTTGGGTAATCCGGTACTCCCAGACGATAGCAGGAGGGTTGCCGGCTTCTGTACATCCACGGTGACTGGTATCGTAACCGGTTTGGCTGCCAATGCCTCCCTTATAAACGTATCGACAGCGATGACCTGCGTAACATCGCTGTTATATCGGTCTTCAGCCACAAGCAACACCTTACACCGAAGATGTCCCATCAGCTTCTCCACCTGCGAAACCGGAAATCGCGTGCTGAGTGGCACAGCCACCAACCGGCACCTGAAACACGCCCACATCAACGTTATGTGCATCCAGGTGTTGGGCAACAATAGGCCAACGTGATCGCCCGGCTTGAGCCCGGCAGCGACGAGTTGGCTGGCGACTGCACTGACCCGTGCATCAAGGGTGGCATAGGGCAGGTCCTCACCGTTTCCCAACACAAGCGCAATAGAAGTCGGTTGAGACCGGGCATGCTCACTGAGCGGGCAATTTCGTATAGCCACGGTAAGTTAGAGATTCCAGGTTATAGAAAAGAGAATACTATAGATAAGCAAAAGTCTGGCCGTTGCCCCCAGGATCGGATTTAAAGCGGGGCTTGCCGGCGTATTTGTCACTTGGCGGAACAGCAACATACCGGGGATGACGCACAGGCTCGTGATCAGCACGGGCAGGTGCGCAGGCTCCATCAGATAAACACCCAACGGAATCAGGCCAGCCCCCAGCATACAGATAAAATAGCAAACCAGACCAAACGTCCGTCCAAAGCGGACCACAATGGTTTTTTTACCAGCAAGCCGGTCTTCTTCGACATCTCGAATGTTGTTCACCAGCAATATTGCTACGGCAAGCAGCCCCGGGGCAAGTCCTGCCAATAATACCGTATTGTTAATCGAGAGGGCCTGCACAAAATAGGTCCCGCCTACAGCAACGGGCCCAAAGAAAATCAGCACAAATAAATCGCCAAGGCCCATGTATGCGAGCGAATATTTGCCAGCCGTATACATAAACCCCGAAATGATTGAGAGGATGCCTATTAATACGATAGGCCAACCGCCTCGCCACATCAGATACCCTCCAGAAACAACCGCCAATCCAAAGACCAGCGCAGTAGCAACCAGCATGGTACGGGCAGATACCAGGCCCGCTTGCGTCACACGCAGCGGGCCTTTACGGTCTTCTGTATCCGCACCTTTCTTGAAATCGGCGTAGTCGTTAAAGAAGTTGGTACCAATCTGAATAAATAGCGCCCCAAGGAGCGCTAATCCGGCAGACAGCCAGTGCACAACCCCAGCAGCTATCGCCATGGCAACACCAATCAGAACCGGTGCGACTGCTGCCCACAGTGTTTTGGGGCGCACAGCTGCCATCCAGACTTGAAAGGTAGACATTGAAGGAGATGCCATGGTATCCATGCTGCAACAGTGCCGGCAGGTTTATGGGCGAAACGGGAATTTGGAAAACTCGGGTTTGCGCTTCTCATTGTACGCATTACGGCCTTCCTGTCCTTCTTCGGTCATATAGAAAAGCAGGGTTGCATTCCCAGCCAACTCCTGCAAGCCGGCCTGGCCGTCACAGTCTGCATTAAGTGCAGCTTTCAGGCAGCGAATGGCCATGTGAGAGTTTGCGAGGATTTCCCGACACCATTGCACAGTTTCCGCTTCCAAATCAGCAAGCGGCACCACGGTATTCACGAGGCCCATTTGCAACGCATCCTGCGCATTGTAAGGACGGCAGAGAAACCAGATCTCCCGCGCTTTCTTCTGACCGATGTGGCGCGCAAGATATGCGGCACCATATCCACCGTCGAAAGAACCCACTTTGGGGCCAGTTTGCATAAACTTGGCATTGTCGGCTGCGATGGTCAGGTCGCACATCACGTGCAGGACGTGTCCCCCACCAACGGCCCAGCCGGCAACCATTGCAATGACAGGTTTGGGACACGAGCGAATTTGCCGCTGGAAGTCCAGCACGTTGAGTCGCATGATGCCTGTACCGCTTTCTTTGTAGCCGGCATCACCACGAATCCGCTGGTCTCCGCCGGAGCAAAACGCATCCGGGCCTTCACCCGTCAGAATGATTACGCCGATTTCAGAATCGTCACGTGCATCATCCATCGCATGAATCATCTCCTTTACCGTCAGGGGACGAAACGCATTGCGCACTTCGGGGCGATTTATGGTAATTTTGGCAATTCCTTCTGCCTTATGATATTTGATATCGGTATATTCACCGGCAACATTCCACGAAATTGCAGACATATTTATCGAGGTTTGAGTTTTATTGGGCGCTAAATACGGGCGCTAATATACAACTTTATTACGATCCAGGGTCAGGTTCATTTGCAGGGCTGGAATTCAACCCCGGCATATCGTAATATCACGCTTGCAATACTCTTTTCAATCTTTTTACACTGCAACGCAAATGGTTACACACATCGTCTATTTTTGGATGAAATCAGACGTCGGCCAGGCCGGCCACGATCAGTTCGTAAAAGGTGCAAAACACCTGCTTACCATCGAGGA from the Bacteroidota bacterium genome contains:
- the lptC gene encoding LPS export ABC transporter periplasmic protein LptC codes for the protein MIFAVVWVALAGCAEPDIATPSLQEIQQGPLPDQESWFTQFNVIDGGKPRMQIHADYMAKFESVDSTYMILEGHPDSLGGRVLAYLFDEKGDSSATILADQMVYFENERRIESIGNVIVNTTDEKKLETEFLIWHEIDRRVKTDGFVRITTPREDIQGYNLDADEDLENYEIARVTGQALVDDI
- the menE gene encoding o-succinylbenzoate--CoA ligase; translated protein: MAIRNCPLSEHARSQPTSIALVLGNGEDLPYATLDARVSAVASQLVAAGLKPGDHVGLLLPNTWMHITLMWACFRCRLVAVPLSTRFPVSQVEKLMGHLRCKVLLVAEDRYNSDVTQVIAVDTFIREALAAKPVTIPVTVDVQKPATLLLSSGSTGLPKAILHRWGNHYLSALGANENIPMKPGDRYLLSLPLYHVAGVAILFRAFVAGATVVLSDKKQPIAVQLASDEITHVSMVGTQLKRLLAAKANNRYEALQAILLGGSAISESLITLAYKAGLPIHTSYGMTELASQITATPPAASLETLLTSGKLLNYRRLKLDADGEILVKGATRFLGYVSGEGLQKPFDETGWYRTGDVGRMDAAGNLVVEGRKDNMFISGGENIHPEEIERALQAHAAVIRAFVVPVPDETYGYRPVAFLDVSRDMPAPTVFETHLATRIARFMNPIAYLPLAEDVTGEMKVSRKQLTTRALAALASGS
- a CDS encoding SpoIIE family protein phosphatase, producing MTDYNILVVEDEHTLRRLLEYRLSKHYSVQTAANGEEALAQLGSNTPDLIISDIMMPKMDGFALQTALQEQKDTRTIPFIFLTAKADDTSRLKGMRMGVDDYITKPFDIDQLLSRIDRLLERTRLFQTQLDAKIGNDFSQRLMPKSMPEVNGYDITYYNEPREYGGGDLFDWAEPFPGVFFFTIGDVMGKGLQAKFYAFSFLSYIRGTLHAMLGTSTSPAALMQRVNKILMEDEVMEETFASLLLMRWEPAKNELTYANAGHCRPFLISNSGASVIPHSDLILGLDKNATFEDATIQLAPGSAVMAYTDGLIEQQLKNGSQLGEENLGRLAHRAKGCQAPIQGLLSKVLDNSAEKKFGDDILVFWMQRSAS
- a CDS encoding 1,4-dihydroxy-2-naphthoate polyprenyltransferase; this translates as MASPSMSTFQVWMAAVRPKTLWAAVAPVLIGVAMAIAAGVVHWLSAGLALLGALFIQIGTNFFNDYADFKKGADTEDRKGPLRVTQAGLVSARTMLVATALVFGLAVVSGGYLMWRGGWPIVLIGILSIISGFMYTAGKYSLAYMGLGDLFVLIFFGPVAVGGTYFVQALSINNTVLLAGLAPGLLAVAILLVNNIRDVEEDRLAGKKTIVVRFGRTFGLVCYFICMLGAGLIPLGVYLMEPAHLPVLITSLCVIPGMLLFRQVTNTPASPALNPILGATARLLLIYSILFSITWNL
- the lptB gene encoding LPS export ABC transporter ATP-binding protein, which encodes MDQSGTSSESLTLYADSLVRRYKKREVVRGVSLQVQQGEIVGLLGPNGAGKTTTFYMIVGMVRPNAGAIRLGGEDITSVPMYQRARLGLGYLAQEASVFTHLSVEGNIHAVLEFQSMDKKDRKYRVDGLIEEFGLEKVRHSKGYMLSGGERRRTEIARALATNPKFFLLDEPFAGVDPIAVEDIQSIVARLKERGIGVLITDHNVHETLAITDRAYLLYEGRILKQGTAEDLAADEEVRKRYLGEKFTLERYQQ
- a CDS encoding OstA-like protein — protein: MTFRNTAILQFCLPALLAACLLGAGLAPQIPATTWESAIADTNEKVVKFLNADRLSRTVKNGEPIRMFEGNVRLSQPDKDTLYLWADRVLEFEGRDEVLLIGDVLIIQNNDSLSADSVRYFSSTKKGRAMGRVRLSDGEVQVYAPSALHDFDRKHTAFDDNVRLVDSATVLTSLDGEYFSQEKRAEFYGEVVLEEDKTYLEADSVTYFRDTEISIGLGDVFIERTGGEEGEAAADSSTRTFLFGDRVYNDNRAGYSKMEGNAMLFQFKQDSLGVPADSLVMTATTLEAIREDSLQRLIAVESVLIWRDDFAALADSAVYDRVSVELEPLNEENRLFDNPMAWFDSYQLSGDTMRATAFDGKIDSLFVLRNAFAADQDSTTMRINQLKGKTLLGLFEQDSLKSLSVGPQAESIYFSVSEGSQLRGIQTSGDRIELRFKNNDLNEIGYFSGIQGMYYDGALIPDPFQLDGFSWTPERRPQKNVMLDDESRMLRIMQRTQPFLLPVSGEQPRGLINED
- the glmS gene encoding glutamine--fructose-6-phosphate transaminase (isomerizing), giving the protein MCGIVGYIGHQKAHEVILNGLKRLEYRGYDSAGIAVQDEGLTIVKQKGKVGELEDVIQHKALGSQLGIGHTRWATHGFPNDVNAHPHSSSDGSFALVHNGIIENYQALRARLQKRGFEFKSQTDTEALVHLIDDVKQSTNLALDQAVRQALTQVVGTYGIAIVSAEDPDLLIAARKGSPLILGIGDDEYIISSDASAVVEYTRKVVYLNDGELIVVRRSGFEVRTIDDVTLQKEIHELEWELEEIEKQGYPHFMLKEIVEQPASIANCMRGRVSTETNQIKLGGLEDVMEQLKQAQRIIICACGTSWHAGLVGEYLIEDLARIPVEVEYASEFRYRKPILNEGDVVLAISQSGETADTLAAVHEAKRQGIPVFGVCNAVGSTIARETDAGVYLHAGPEIGVASTKAFTAQVIVLTMIALKMAEGRTLTEAQVAVHLQELAQIPEKVERVLELNQDIRSMSEVFRYATNFLYLGRGYNFPVALEGALKLKEISYIHAEGYPAAEMKHGPIALIDRQMPVIFIALKDSTYEKIVTNIEEVVARHGVVIAITEEDNTELDELCEYVIRIPSTAEFLSPLLSVIPLQLLAYHIAVLRGCDVDQPRNLAKSVTVE
- the aroF gene encoding 3-deoxy-7-phosphoheptulonate synthase yields the protein MVVVMQAGAAEEQVEAVIGKLSELGFDVHRSSGVNQTVLGAIGVKPDFDSRLVKVMQGVANVYRVTEPYKFASRAWKKENTTITIDGVEVGGNHIVMMAGPNMLEDEAQLEQIAAHVAAAGASFLRADIHRPEMSPYSFQGLGTSGLQILRDVADRHNLRVVSKATSPDMVEKMRDYVDVYHIRASHMHNYDLLRAVGRTQKPVFLKRGLSATIEEWLMSAEYILAEGNMQVILCEGGIRTFERYTRNTLDLSAIPVVKERSHLPIFADPSHGTGYRNKVTPMALAAIAAGADGLMIEVHPNPAAARSEGAQALFFEQFVELVNQVRQIASAIGRTF
- a CDS encoding STAS domain-containing protein, which gives rise to MSFSIEPFDTDTAVVTIGKTLDFRNADDFKTSCQNQVETGKHNFILDFSDTGILDSTGLGSIFSLYRKVSPLNGQVVFAAISRPVQVVVQLTRTYKVFRQFPSVDAAMQALH
- the menB gene encoding 1,4-dihydroxy-2-naphthoyl-CoA synthase — encoded protein: MSAISWNVAGEYTDIKYHKAEGIAKITINRPEVRNAFRPLTVKEMIHAMDDARDDSEIGVIILTGEGPDAFCSGGDQRIRGDAGYKESGTGIMRLNVLDFQRQIRSCPKPVIAMVAGWAVGGGHVLHVMCDLTIAADNAKFMQTGPKVGSFDGGYGAAYLARHIGQKKAREIWFLCRPYNAQDALQMGLVNTVVPLADLEAETVQWCREILANSHMAIRCLKAALNADCDGQAGLQELAGNATLLFYMTEEGQEGRNAYNEKRKPEFSKFPFRP
- a CDS encoding ATP-binding protein, whose amino-acid sequence is MDDVHGLFDGWETQLEAYASLSLEVLHLAKLAVHEWVANIKQHADFQGRSPEVGLYVSPTDDRLRCIIEDNSEGFDLEGYLKDHPKITVVLPDRGMGLLMLRSCTEELRYEKLNGGKQKLEFYIPANNDPHVDIPFS